The following proteins come from a genomic window of Panicum hallii strain FIL2 chromosome 8, PHallii_v3.1, whole genome shotgun sequence:
- the LOC112903522 gene encoding uncharacterized protein LOC112903522 gives MMASRLRLHLRLVGIRPSCCPPSRAFTAVRAQKIQLPKKKRRLDEVCLERFQQYSRTYIQSWILQGKVIVDGRVVNKAGTQVSDKSVIEIKAEIPKYVCRAGHKLEAAIKEFGIDCDGKIALDSGLSTGGFTDCLLQHGASHVYGVDVGYGQVAEKIRTHERVSVIERTNLRYLSQLPQPVDLVTLDLSFISILLVMPAVIKVMKTDSTLITLIKPQFEARRSQVGGGGIVRDPLVHKEVLDRIISGVEDFGFCNKGWIESPIKGAEGNKEFLACFHRIPISELQPEVETKAEAEAT, from the exons ATGATGGCTTCCAGGCTCCGGCTCCACC TTAGACTGGTTGGGATTCGGCCAAGCTGCTGTCCTCCTTCCCGTGCATTTACAGCTGTCAGAGCTCAAAAGATTCAGCTCCCCAAGAA AAAAAGGCGACTGGATGAAGTGTGCTTGGAAAGGTTTCAACAATATAGTAGAACATACATCCAGTCATGGATTCTTCAAG GTAAAGTCATTGTGGATGGAAGAGTTGTGAATAAAGCTGGAACACAAGTATCTGACAAGTCAGTCATTGAAATTAAGGCTGAAATCCCGAAATATGTATGTAG AGCAGGACATAAGCTTGAGGCAGCTATCAAAGAATTTGGTATTGATTGTGATGGAAAGATAGCCCTTGATTCGGGATTATCCACAGGCGGCTTTACTGACTGTTTACTTCAGCATGGAGCATCACATGTTTACGGTGTAGATGTTGGCTATGGACAG GTGGCTGAAAAAATTCGTACACATGAACGTGTCTCAGTGATCGAACGTACAAATTTGAGATATCTTTCTCAATTGCCACAACCAGTTGACTTGGTGACACTGGACCTGTCATTTATCTCAATTCTCTTG GTTATGCCTGCTGTTATCAAAGTAATGAAGACGGACTCTACGTTGATAACACTTATCAAGCCTCAGTTTGAAGCTCGTAGATCACAG GTAGGAGGTGGTGGGATTGTTCGAGATCCTCTGGTTCATAAAGAG GTACTGGATAGAATAATTTCAGGCGTGGAAGATTTTGGATTCTGCAATAAAGGCTGGATCGAATCTCCCATAAAGGGCGCAGAAGGGAACAAGGAGTTTCTTGCTTGCTTCCACAGGATCCCAATATCAGAATTGCAACCAGAAGTAGAGACAAAGGCAGAGGCCGAAGCTACATGA
- the LOC112903133 gene encoding uncharacterized protein LOC112903133: MPSYAAAVPRPSSRPSASASRPRNRKPSPSRSPSPATAPKPKAAAGSSARRRSPLSDLNSRDASAARERPGCFRFLLPSSAASGSRSASTPRTPRRPDPKPRPAARRPDRLPDQESRTRGPEQQPRRRGPEPGAGTKRWPARGRRPEQLEALTPEKKAGPGATPPADATPPVHASISPEVAAACGSATPACFAAGHHVLPGVGDRRKCRPRGILAIAGEGGPASEDLGAEPSRASIRWLSSPSGAEAGTCSTKCGGGEEASVNWLVSPRDGGGVDLLEDEIFVPRCSSDDAFWRFSPDCAGLLGSPLLGGLLDLGTPASDMSSGFLPVQKTPSSGDSISPFSLIVKRASESSARLRGLCAQQSLCSSYRSGSAADPTPMSGESWPESVSNGTRSGLTMTGSRPMKMMDPVLECLEMMSLSPRPGDDDYDGSGALPAPLPELSFQFTGAPMSLESVDLSFFKRSPRDIELKGKETSFKKPAMAETRISWREGLVSRMFDVGDLDCCKWISDDEDSPVLSHNDEALPDGTNSQRGGHQQEACGFGSVEFSCVGDELNNDSSKACPNPVSVAESMRAEGFELVSSDDSDWTLFYKNDLYES; the protein is encoded by the coding sequence ATGCCCTcctacgccgccgccgtcccgcggcCGTCGTCCCGGccgtccgcctccgcctccaggCCCCGGAACCGGAAGCCCTCCCCGTCCCGGTCCCCGTCCCCCGCGACCGCGCCCAAGcccaaggcggcggcggggagctccgcccgccgccgcagcccgctCTCCGACCTCAACTCCAGGGACGCCTCGGCCGCGCGCGAGCGGCCCGGGTGCTTCcgcttcctcctcccctcctccgCCGCGTCGGGGTCCAGGTCCGCGTCCACCCCGCGGACCCCCAGGCGCCCCGACCCTAAGCCCCGGCCCGCCGCCAGGAGGCCCGACCGGCTCCCGGACCAGGAGTCGAGGACCCGCGGTCCGGAGCAACAGCCGCGTAGGCGTGGGCCGGAGCCTGGCGCCGGGACGAAGCGGTGGCcggcgagggggcggcggccggagcagctCGAGGCGCTGACGCCGGAGAAGAAGGCGGGCCCCGGGGCCACGCCGCCGGCCGACGCGACGCCGCCTGTCCACGCGTCGATCTcgcccgaggtggcggcggcgtgcgggtcCGCGACGCCGGCGTGCTTCGCGGCGGGCCACCACGTCCTGCCGGGCGTCGGGGACCGCCGCAAGTGCCGCCCGCGGGGCATCCTGGCGATCGCGGGGGAGGGTGGGCCGGCCAGCGAGGACCTCGGCGCCGAGCCGTCCCGCGCGTCCATCCGCTGGCTGTCCTCGCCGTCGGGGGCCGAGGCCGGGACGTGCTCGACgaaatgcggcggcggcgaggaggcgtcGGTGAACTGGCTGGTGTCCCCGCGCGACGGGGGCGGGGTGGACCTGCTCGAGGACGAGATCTTCGTGCCGAGGTGCTCCTCGGACGACGCGTTCTGGCGGTTCTCCCCGGACTGCGCGGGGCTGTTAGGCTCGCCGCTGCTCGGCGGGCTGCTGGACCTCGGCACGCCGGCCTCGGACATGTCCTCGGGGTTTCTCCCCGTGCAGAAGACGCCGAGCAGCGGGGATAGCATTAGTCCCTTCTCGCTTATTGTCAAGAGGGCGTCGGAGTCCTCTGCCAGATTACGCGGTTTGTGTGCCCAGCAGAGTCTATGCAGCAGCTACCGCAGCGGTTCGGCGGCAGATCCGACACCAATGTCCGGTGAGTCATGGCCTGAAAGTGTCAGCAATGGCACGCGGTCAGGATTGACAATGACAGGCAGTCGTCCAATGAAGATGATGGATCCAGTGCTGGAATGCCTTGAGATGATGAGTTTGTCCCCGAGGCCCGGGGACGATGACTATGATGGAAGCGGTGCGCTGCCTGCACCATTGCCTGAGCTAAGCTTCCAATTCACAGGAGCTCCAATGTCTCTGGAATCAGTAGACTTGTCCTTTTTTAAGAGGTCTCCACGTGACATAGAATTGAAGGGGAAGGAGACGAGTTTCAAGAAACCGGCCATGGCAGAGACTCGGATCTCCTGGCGAGAAGGGCTTGTTAGCAGAATGTTTGATGTTGGCGACTTGGATTGCTGCAAATGGATATCTGATGATGAAGATTCACCAGTGCTTTCGCACAACGACGAGGCTTTGCCTGATGGTACCAATTCTCAGAGAGGTGGCCACCAACAGGAAGCATGTGGCTTTGGCTCTGTTGAGTTCAGTTGTGTCGGTGATGAACTGAACAACGATAGCAGCAAGGCTTGTCCAAACCCGGTTTCAGTAGCCGAGTCCATGAGAGCAGAAGGATTCGAGCTCGTCTCATCCGATGATTCTGACTGGACTCTCTTCTACAAGAATGACTTGTATGAGTCGTGA